A part of Flavobacteriaceae bacterium GSB9 genomic DNA contains:
- a CDS encoding DUF4382 domain-containing protein, whose translation MNAIKKLKLTFLSMLLVSFFGCEDKANSGGATGVQPTISVRLVDAPGDYKAVNVEVVDVMIKMDDDSEDENGWMSLDAQNETVNLLDFTGGISKVLVDKFPIPAGTLSQMRLVLGDGNTIVMENDAEEDVEYDLKTPSAQQSGLKLKVNSVIEEGYTYDFILDFDVEKSIVMAGNSDNIILKPVLNLSTEVNSGIIEGSVSPSDVPAMASVIVDDKGNDNPEDDDVISAYTDETGAFALWGVPGGTYDVIISPVDEASDYASGMATGVDVVNGETTTIAEPIILMLKPGNITGTVLELPEGVVATASVMVEGVAVSDETDETGVFLIEGIPEGDYTLLVSAEGYVSQEINVSVVANDTKTVDDITLVAE comes from the coding sequence ATGAATGCAATTAAAAAGCTTAAATTAACTTTTTTATCAATGTTGCTTGTATCCTTTTTTGGATGTGAGGACAAGGCCAATAGTGGTGGCGCTACTGGCGTTCAACCAACCATTAGTGTAAGACTTGTAGACGCCCCTGGTGATTATAAGGCCGTTAATGTTGAAGTTGTTGACGTCATGATAAAAATGGATGATGATAGCGAAGATGAAAATGGATGGATGTCGTTAGATGCCCAAAATGAAACCGTAAACCTTCTGGATTTTACAGGAGGTATCAGTAAAGTGCTTGTTGATAAATTTCCCATTCCAGCGGGAACGTTATCCCAAATGCGATTGGTCTTAGGTGATGGCAATACCATTGTTATGGAAAACGATGCAGAGGAAGATGTTGAATACGATTTAAAAACCCCAAGTGCCCAACAATCGGGTTTAAAATTAAAAGTAAACTCGGTTATAGAAGAAGGCTACACCTATGATTTTATTCTAGATTTCGATGTAGAAAAATCTATCGTGATGGCCGGAAACTCTGATAATATTATATTAAAACCAGTACTTAATTTAAGTACTGAGGTTAATTCTGGTATTATCGAAGGAAGTGTTTCTCCAAGCGATGTGCCTGCAATGGCGTCAGTTATTGTTGATGATAAGGGTAACGACAACCCAGAAGACGATGATGTAATCTCAGCTTATACCGACGAAACAGGAGCTTTTGCTTTGTGGGGTGTTCCCGGCGGAACTTATGATGTTATCATCTCGCCAGTTGATGAAGCGTCTGACTATGCTAGTGGAATGGCTACAGGTGTTGATGTTGTAAATGGTGAAACAACAACAATAGCCGAACCCATTATTTTAATGCTTAAACCAGGAAATATCACAGGAACTGTTCTTGAACTGCCCGAAGGGGTCGTTGCCACGGCATCTGTTATGGTTGAAGGTGTAGCTGTTTCCGATGAAACCGATGAAACCGGTGTTTTTCTAATTGAAGGAATTCCTGAAGGAGATTACACGCTTTTAGTAAGCGCAGAGGGTTATGTGTCTCAAGAAATTAATGTGTCCGTAGTTGCTAATGATACAAAAACAGTAGACGATATTACACTAGTTGCGGAATAA
- a CDS encoding BatD family protein — MKNNLNIKEQRNKNKEQRSIKKRLLLSSAFMLLSLFSFSQVKSAVDSTSIKIGEQITYHIQVETDSTTLVVFPEGQTFSPLEMIESYDVDTLKNKAKVNLIKKYGLTQFDSGKYTIPKQKIIVGDKTFFTDSLQVEVRNIEIDTTKGLYDIKPIMAVKKQGSNWWKYVLLTLLILGVLAFLLYWFIWRKKPLTEEEQIALLPPYDQAKLALKKLDESQYLEQENLKDYYSELTFIIRKYLDEKVYDRALESTTDELITRLKLLKEGNQVDLSQEDIKNLERILKRADLVKFAKSAPDIELAKIDRDTIDVEIDHVKEALPEPTEEEKLLDEKYREEQEQKKKRKKVWLTVGISVFLLLVTITGLSIKFGFDYVKDTIIGHDSKELLEGEWITSEYGFPPITISTPKVLKRTTPQLPEQMAQQMELTQFSYGSLIDRFQIQVATTKIRNLGENKIDLQKAIDGSLKLFESAGAQNIITKSEKFETPNGAEGLKVFGSMDSPVLGTDKLEKGNYVILGFTAENVIQQVLLFYKEQDVYAEQMVERILNSVELKKAEN; from the coding sequence ATGAAGAATAATTTGAACATCAAAGAACAAAGAAACAAGAATAAAGAACAAAGAAGCATCAAAAAAAGATTACTTCTGTCTTCTGCCTTTATGCTGCTTTCTTTGTTTTCTTTTTCCCAAGTTAAATCAGCTGTCGATTCCACGTCAATAAAAATTGGAGAACAGATTACGTATCATATTCAAGTTGAAACAGACTCAACAACATTGGTGGTATTCCCTGAGGGGCAAACCTTTTCGCCTTTGGAGATGATTGAATCTTATGATGTAGATACCTTAAAAAACAAGGCTAAAGTTAATCTCATAAAAAAGTATGGACTCACCCAGTTCGATTCGGGAAAATATACCATTCCAAAACAGAAAATTATTGTTGGTGACAAAACGTTTTTTACCGATTCGCTTCAAGTGGAAGTTCGAAATATAGAAATTGATACTACCAAAGGGCTCTACGACATAAAACCTATAATGGCCGTAAAAAAGCAGGGTAGTAATTGGTGGAAGTATGTTTTGCTCACATTATTGATTTTAGGAGTTTTAGCCTTTTTGTTGTATTGGTTTATTTGGCGGAAAAAACCATTAACGGAAGAAGAACAAATAGCCTTATTACCTCCTTACGACCAAGCTAAATTAGCTTTGAAAAAGTTAGATGAAAGCCAGTATTTAGAACAAGAAAACCTTAAGGATTACTACTCTGAGTTAACCTTTATTATCCGTAAATATCTTGACGAAAAAGTTTACGACCGTGCGCTAGAAAGCACAACTGACGAGCTTATAACAAGGCTTAAACTTTTAAAGGAGGGAAATCAAGTTGATTTAAGTCAAGAAGATATTAAAAACTTGGAAAGGATTTTAAAACGTGCAGATTTGGTGAAATTTGCTAAATCTGCTCCAGATATTGAGTTGGCTAAAATTGACCGCGATACGATTGATGTCGAAATAGACCATGTTAAAGAAGCATTGCCAGAACCAACAGAAGAAGAAAAGTTGTTGGATGAGAAATATCGCGAAGAACAAGAGCAAAAAAAGAAACGCAAAAAAGTATGGTTAACGGTTGGAATTAGCGTGTTTTTGCTTTTGGTGACTATAACCGGGCTTTCGATAAAGTTTGGTTTCGATTACGTGAAGGATACCATCATTGGTCACGATAGTAAAGAACTTTTGGAAGGCGAGTGGATAACAAGTGAATATGGTTTTCCACCAATAACGATAAGCACACCCAAAGTTTTAAAGCGTACAACTCCTCAGTTGCCCGAGCAAATGGCCCAACAAATGGAATTAACCCAATTTAGCTATGGTAGCTTAATTGACAGATTTCAAATACAGGTGGCCACGACAAAAATTAGGAATTTAGGTGAAAATAAAATAGACCTACAAAAAGCCATTGATGGTAGTTTGAAACTTTTTGAAAGTGCTGGTGCCCAAAATATAATTACCAAAAGCGAAAAGTTTGAAACCCCAAACGGGGCAGAAGGTTTAAAGGTGTTCGGTTCAATGGATTCGCCTGTATTGGGTACAGACAAACTCGAAAAAGGAAACTATGTAATTCTTGGTTTTACAGCCGAAAATGTAATCCAACAAGTGCTACTTTTTTATAAAGAGCAAGATGTTTATGCAGAGCAAATGGTAGAACGTATCTTAAATTCAGTGGAACTTAAAAAAGCAGAAAATTGA
- a CDS encoding tetratricopeptide repeat protein, giving the protein MKQLLAILLMFTTFLSFSQEEDKAQLLALKKANNFVYEGNNFLEEDNAISAEMEYRKAISEQPNSVVGSYNLGTSYIKNGNLDEAVYRLEAAAKVATSKKEKHKAYHNIGNVLMQGKKCKEAVEAYKNALRNDPTDNETRYNLALAKDCAKQQQDQNQDQDKNQEDKDNNDEKQDENKQNQDNKDDKNKEGDNNEDKKDEGDQDKQDENKGEEEKENQDKPQDKNKDQGENGDEKKEQPQPKPQPGQLSPQQIKNLLEAMNNQEQKVQEKMNAEKQKGVIIQSDKDW; this is encoded by the coding sequence ATGAAACAATTACTGGCCATTTTATTAATGTTTACAACGTTTTTGTCTTTTTCGCAAGAAGAAGACAAAGCGCAGTTGCTGGCCTTAAAAAAAGCGAATAATTTTGTTTACGAAGGCAATAATTTTCTGGAAGAAGACAATGCTATTTCAGCAGAAATGGAGTACCGAAAAGCTATTTCAGAACAGCCAAATTCGGTTGTTGGTAGTTATAACTTAGGTACATCGTACATAAAAAATGGAAATCTTGATGAAGCTGTTTATCGATTAGAGGCAGCTGCAAAAGTGGCCACATCAAAAAAAGAAAAGCACAAAGCATACCATAATATTGGTAACGTATTAATGCAGGGTAAAAAATGTAAAGAAGCTGTAGAGGCTTATAAGAACGCCCTTAGAAATGATCCAACCGATAATGAGACCCGTTATAACCTAGCGTTGGCTAAAGATTGTGCTAAGCAGCAACAAGACCAAAATCAGGATCAGGATAAAAATCAAGAGGACAAAGACAACAACGACGAAAAACAAGACGAGAATAAACAAAATCAAGATAACAAGGACGACAAGAATAAAGAAGGCGATAATAACGAAGATAAAAAAGACGAAGGGGATCAAGATAAACAGGATGAAAACAAAGGCGAAGAAGAAAAAGAAAACCAAGATAAACCCCAAGACAAAAATAAAGACCAAGGTGAAAATGGTGACGAAAAAAAAGAACAGCCTCAACCTAAGCCTCAACCTGGACAGTTATCGCCACAACAAATTAAAAATTTGCTAGAGGCCATGAATAATCAAGAGCAAAAAGTACAAGAAAAAATGAACGCCGAAAAGCAAAAAGGTGTTATCATCCAATCTGATAAAGATTGGTAA
- a CDS encoding BatD family protein: MKITKYIFILFLLATSLATAQVQFNAKVSKNKLGVNERLRIDFEMNQDGDNFNPPDFTNFTVVGGPNQSVSNSWINGKRTFKKTYSYFLAPQKRGNFTISQATIVIDGTIYKTTPIKVEVTAAVDIPKDPNDPQYLASENIHLVAEVSKTNPYLNEAITVVYKLYVSPKIAVDNWNEVDTPRYNDFWSQNIDTQGQKVQNGKYNGEDYRFLVLRKTVLYPQKTGKLNIEPLTLDIALRVPTNRRDIFGSVYMTRTNRTVSAGNKTINVKPLPESGKPVDFTGAVGDFNLGVTASKTELDATESLQVKVEVNGNGNLKLFKLPKISLPSSLEVYEPEHKENVRTNLSGMQGSITDSYTVVPQYKGKYPIPSISFSYFDLKTESYKRLTSDEIVINVLSGPANNESNANVTAAGNNKQAVVLNSDQFAFIKTKTDFQPIERNYFFKTNLFWSLLLLPFLAIPLAIVVRKKKASRAADVYGNKIRKADKLARKYLSSAKKSLGDKEGFYIALEKALHNYLKAKLHIETSDFSKDKIETLLKQKQVEPAVVNDFIGIIENCELARYTPIDNVTMQEDYDRAAKTISLIDKQAR; the protein is encoded by the coding sequence ATGAAAATCACAAAATACATATTCATATTATTTTTATTGGCTACAAGCTTAGCTACTGCTCAAGTACAGTTTAACGCGAAAGTGAGCAAAAATAAATTAGGTGTTAACGAGCGCCTGCGTATCGATTTTGAAATGAACCAAGACGGCGATAACTTTAATCCACCAGATTTTACAAATTTTACGGTGGTTGGTGGGCCAAATCAATCTGTTAGTAATTCTTGGATTAATGGTAAGCGTACTTTCAAAAAAACATACAGTTACTTTTTAGCACCCCAAAAGCGAGGAAACTTTACTATTTCGCAGGCCACAATTGTTATTGATGGTACCATTTATAAAACAACACCAATTAAGGTTGAAGTTACTGCTGCGGTAGATATCCCAAAAGACCCGAATGATCCCCAATATTTAGCTTCAGAGAATATTCACCTTGTGGCTGAGGTTTCTAAAACTAATCCGTATCTAAACGAAGCTATTACCGTAGTTTACAAATTGTATGTTTCGCCAAAAATAGCTGTAGACAATTGGAATGAAGTAGACACACCCAGATACAACGATTTTTGGAGCCAGAATATCGATACCCAAGGCCAAAAGGTGCAAAACGGAAAATATAATGGCGAAGACTACAGGTTTTTAGTGCTTCGGAAAACCGTGTTATATCCTCAGAAAACAGGAAAATTAAATATAGAGCCTCTAACACTCGATATCGCTTTACGGGTGCCAACAAACCGTCGCGATATTTTTGGTAGTGTTTATATGACACGAACTAATAGAACCGTTTCGGCAGGAAATAAAACGATTAATGTAAAGCCATTGCCCGAATCAGGAAAACCTGTTGATTTCACCGGTGCGGTTGGCGACTTTAATTTGGGCGTTACGGCTTCAAAAACCGAATTGGATGCTACCGAATCGCTTCAAGTGAAGGTTGAGGTGAATGGAAACGGTAATTTAAAGTTGTTTAAGCTCCCTAAAATATCGTTGCCGAGCTCACTTGAAGTCTACGAGCCTGAACATAAAGAAAATGTTCGTACAAACCTTTCAGGAATGCAAGGTAGCATTACCGACAGTTATACGGTTGTACCACAATATAAAGGTAAGTATCCCATACCAAGTATTTCGTTTTCTTACTTCGACTTAAAAACAGAAAGTTACAAACGTTTAACATCCGATGAAATTGTAATAAATGTTTTAAGCGGACCAGCAAACAACGAATCTAACGCCAATGTTACAGCAGCAGGCAACAACAAGCAGGCTGTGGTACTTAATAGCGACCAATTTGCGTTCATTAAAACCAAAACAGATTTTCAACCCATTGAACGTAACTATTTCTTTAAGACCAATTTGTTTTGGAGTTTGCTGCTTCTGCCCTTTTTGGCTATTCCGTTGGCCATCGTGGTACGAAAGAAAAAAGCTAGCAGAGCCGCCGATGTGTACGGTAACAAAATTAGAAAAGCCGATAAATTAGCTAGAAAGTATCTAAGCAGTGCTAAAAAATCGTTAGGAGATAAAGAAGGGTTTTACATTGCATTAGAGAAAGCCTTACACAACTACTTAAAAGCAAAGTTGCACATTGAGACGAGTGATTTCAGTAAAGATAAAATTGAAACTTTGCTAAAACAGAAGCAAGTTGAGCCTGCTGTGGTGAACGATTTTATAGGAATTATAGAAAACTGTGAATTGGCCCGATATACACCAATAGACAATGTTACTATGCAAGAGGATTACGATAGGGCTGCCAAAACCATTTCTTTAATTGATAAACAGGCACGTTAA
- a CDS encoding VWA domain-containing protein: protein MFEGIEFANKEFFWLLLALPLAVLWYLFKNKRQTAELRMSSLKGFKITNSWLPKFRHALFVLRLLALALLITALARPQSVDVSTKTKTTRGIDIVMSIDVSASMLAKDLSPNRLEALKNVAAEFIKGRPNDRIGLVEYAGESYTKTPITSDKAIVLRSLKSIKYNTIIEGGTAIGMGLATSVNRLKDSKAKSKVIILLTDGVNNSGFIDPKIASELAVEFGIKVYTIGLGTNGMALSPVAILPNGNFQYGRIQVEIDEALLKEIAQVTGGKYFRATNNKKLEEIYNEINKLEKTEIEEFKFYNYDEKYRLLVILAGLLLLLELLLRFTVFRSFV, encoded by the coding sequence ATGTTTGAAGGCATAGAATTTGCAAATAAAGAATTTTTCTGGTTGCTGCTGGCGCTTCCATTGGCTGTGCTTTGGTATCTATTTAAAAATAAAAGACAAACGGCCGAGCTTAGAATGTCCAGCTTGAAAGGGTTTAAAATTACTAACTCGTGGTTGCCAAAGTTTAGGCATGCCTTATTTGTGCTGCGACTGTTGGCATTGGCTTTGCTAATTACCGCTTTGGCTCGACCTCAATCTGTTGATGTCTCTACAAAAACAAAAACTACCCGGGGTATTGATATTGTCATGTCTATTGACGTTTCGGCTAGTATGCTGGCTAAAGATTTATCACCCAATCGTTTGGAAGCTCTAAAAAATGTTGCAGCAGAATTTATTAAAGGACGCCCCAACGACCGCATTGGTTTGGTAGAATACGCCGGCGAAAGCTACACTAAAACGCCAATTACCAGCGATAAAGCTATAGTTTTGCGTTCGTTAAAAAGTATAAAATACAACACTATAATTGAAGGCGGGACGGCTATTGGTATGGGATTAGCCACTTCGGTAAACCGACTTAAAGACAGTAAAGCAAAAAGTAAAGTCATTATTCTGCTTACTGATGGTGTTAACAATTCAGGGTTTATTGATCCTAAAATTGCGAGCGAATTGGCCGTTGAATTTGGCATAAAGGTTTATACCATAGGTTTGGGTACCAATGGTATGGCGTTATCGCCCGTTGCTATTCTGCCTAATGGAAATTTTCAATATGGTCGTATTCAAGTTGAAATCGATGAGGCCTTGCTAAAAGAAATAGCTCAAGTAACGGGAGGCAAATATTTTAGGGCAACCAACAATAAAAAACTAGAAGAGATTTATAATGAAATAAACAAACTCGAAAAAACGGAAATAGAAGAATTTAAATTTTACAACTACGACGAAAAGTACCGTCTGTTAGTGATATTAGCAGGATTACTTTTGTTGTTGGAATTGTTATTGCGATTCACCGTTTTTAGAAGTTTTGTTTAA
- a CDS encoding MoxR family ATPase, whose product MEETGTIDIKSINEKIEKESAFVDLLMLEMNKVIVGQKHMVERLLIGLLGQGHILLEGVPGLAKTLAINTLSQAVHGTFSRIQFTPDLLPADVTGTLIYNMKVNDFSIKKGPIFANFVLADEINRAPAKVQSALLEAMQEKQVTIGDDTFKLDKPFLVMATQNPVEQEGTYPLPEAQVDRFMLKTVIDYPKINEEQLIMRANLSGAWDKVNPVVSLDQILNAQKAVREVYMDEKIEKYILDIIFATRYPEKYRLTSLKPLISFGASPRGSINLAAAAKCYAFIKRRGYVIPEDVRAVVYDVLRHRIGITYEAEAENVTSVDIINKIVNEIEVP is encoded by the coding sequence ATGGAAGAAACAGGTACAATTGATATTAAGTCGATTAACGAGAAAATTGAAAAGGAAAGTGCTTTTGTTGATTTACTGATGTTAGAGATGAATAAAGTCATCGTGGGACAAAAGCATATGGTTGAAAGATTATTAATTGGATTATTGGGGCAGGGGCACATACTGCTTGAAGGTGTTCCTGGGTTAGCAAAAACTTTAGCCATTAATACGCTGTCTCAGGCGGTACATGGTACGTTTAGCAGGATTCAGTTTACCCCAGACCTGTTGCCGGCAGATGTTACGGGAACCCTAATCTATAATATGAAGGTTAACGATTTTTCCATAAAAAAGGGGCCTATCTTTGCCAATTTCGTGTTGGCAGACGAGATTAACCGAGCGCCAGCTAAAGTGCAATCGGCCTTACTCGAAGCCATGCAGGAAAAACAAGTTACTATTGGCGACGATACCTTCAAGCTAGATAAACCGTTTTTGGTAATGGCTACACAGAACCCTGTGGAGCAGGAAGGAACCTATCCGTTGCCGGAAGCGCAGGTAGACCGTTTTATGTTAAAAACGGTTATAGATTATCCAAAAATTAACGAGGAGCAACTCATTATGCGAGCTAATCTCAGCGGGGCTTGGGATAAAGTAAATCCCGTAGTGTCTTTAGATCAAATTTTAAATGCTCAAAAGGCGGTGCGCGAAGTTTACATGGACGAAAAGATAGAAAAGTACATTCTCGATATCATTTTTGCCACGCGTTACCCAGAAAAATATAGACTTACCAGTTTAAAACCATTAATATCTTTTGGGGCATCGCCTCGTGGTAGTATCAATTTGGCTGCTGCTGCAAAATGCTATGCCTTTATCAAACGCCGTGGATATGTAATTCCAGAAGACGTACGTGCTGTGGTTTACGATGTTTTAAGGCACAGAATAGGTATTACTTACGAAGCCGAAGCCGAAAACGTAACCTCGGTAGATATTATCAACAAAATAGTAAACGAAATAGAAGTACCATAA
- a CDS encoding VWA domain-containing protein: MYQLDEKIWFWTLAIIPVIVLLFLVLQLWKYRAQRKFADKILLKKLSPNTSLFKSILKVILLCLAFACLAIALVNPKIGTKLETVKREGVDIVFAIDVSKSMLAEDIAPNRLEKSKQLVTQIINNLASDRIGIIAYAGKAFPQLPITTDYASAKMFLQSMNTDMLSSQGTAINEAINLAKTYFDDEEQTNRVLIIISDGEDHSEQAAAVAEEASEEGIRIFTIGVGDVKGGPIPIKRDGVVLNYKKDNEGETVITKLNEETLKNIAEEANGAYINGRNTNNVVDNIRDILNAMDKTEFEAKQFADFKDQFQWFLGFGIFFLLLDVFLLERKTAWLKKLNLFNENL, encoded by the coding sequence ATGTATCAATTAGACGAAAAAATATGGTTTTGGACATTGGCAATTATCCCGGTAATTGTACTGCTCTTTTTGGTGCTTCAACTCTGGAAATACCGAGCACAACGCAAGTTTGCCGATAAAATCTTGCTTAAAAAATTGAGCCCAAATACCTCGCTTTTTAAAAGCATTTTAAAAGTAATTCTACTCTGCTTAGCTTTTGCATGTTTAGCTATAGCCTTAGTGAACCCCAAAATAGGGACAAAATTGGAAACCGTTAAACGGGAAGGTGTTGATATTGTGTTTGCTATAGACGTATCAAAAAGTATGCTTGCCGAAGACATAGCGCCCAACCGCTTGGAAAAATCGAAACAACTGGTAACGCAAATCATCAATAATTTAGCGAGCGACCGTATTGGCATTATCGCCTATGCTGGCAAGGCTTTTCCGCAGCTGCCCATAACCACCGATTATGCTTCAGCAAAAATGTTTCTGCAAAGCATGAATACCGATATGTTGTCATCGCAAGGTACGGCCATTAACGAAGCCATTAATCTAGCTAAAACCTATTTTGACGACGAAGAGCAAACCAACCGCGTACTCATCATTATTTCAGATGGAGAAGACCACAGCGAACAAGCAGCAGCCGTTGCCGAAGAGGCCAGTGAAGAGGGTATTCGTATTTTTACAATTGGTGTGGGCGATGTAAAGGGAGGGCCTATCCCTATTAAGCGAGATGGGGTTGTTTTAAACTATAAAAAGGATAATGAAGGTGAGACGGTTATTACCAAACTGAACGAAGAAACCTTAAAAAATATAGCCGAAGAGGCCAATGGAGCTTATATAAATGGAAGAAACACCAATAACGTCGTTGATAATATAAGGGATATTTTAAATGCTATGGACAAAACCGAGTTTGAAGCCAAGCAATTTGCCGATTTTAAAGATCAGTTTCAATGGTTTTTAGGTTTCGGAATTTTCTTTTTATTACTCGATGTTTTCCTTTTGGAACGCAAAACGGCCTGGCTTAAAAAATTGAACCTGTTCAATGAAAATTTATAA
- a CDS encoding DUF58 domain-containing protein has product MDTKDLLKKVRKIEIKTRRLSDHIFGGEYHSTFKGRGMTFSEVRQYQFGDDVRNIDWNVTARYNEPYVKVFEEERELTMMLMVDVSGSELFGTEQQFKNEVVTEIAATLAFSATQNNDKIGLILFSDKIELYIPPKKGRSHVLRIIRELIEFEPESRQTNIVEALKFMQNVMKKKAIVFVLSDFIADDYHQTMKIVSGKHDVTGIRIYDKREEEIPNLGMVQMQDEETGEWMLVNTSSKKVRLNYSKFHNEKVNYYKNSFAKSGAGAIDCRVDESYVKKLLGYFKRRG; this is encoded by the coding sequence ATGGATACTAAAGATTTACTAAAAAAAGTACGGAAAATAGAGATCAAGACACGCCGGTTGTCTGATCATATTTTTGGAGGTGAATACCACTCGACCTTCAAAGGACGCGGTATGACTTTTAGTGAAGTGCGCCAGTATCAATTTGGAGACGATGTAAGGAATATCGATTGGAATGTTACAGCGCGTTACAACGAGCCTTATGTTAAGGTTTTTGAAGAAGAACGCGAACTTACCATGATGCTCATGGTTGATGTTTCGGGTTCTGAGCTATTCGGAACAGAGCAACAGTTTAAAAACGAAGTGGTTACTGAAATAGCAGCAACTCTTGCATTTTCAGCAACACAAAACAACGATAAAATCGGCCTTATTTTATTTTCCGATAAAATTGAGCTTTATATTCCTCCGAAAAAGGGCCGTTCGCATGTGCTTCGCATTATTAGGGAATTAATTGAATTCGAACCAGAAAGCAGGCAGACCAACATTGTCGAGGCTTTAAAATTCATGCAAAATGTCATGAAGAAAAAAGCCATTGTTTTTGTGTTATCTGATTTTATCGCAGACGATTACCACCAAACCATGAAAATAGTTTCGGGAAAACATGATGTAACAGGTATTCGAATTTACGATAAGCGCGAAGAAGAAATCCCCAATTTGGGTATGGTACAAATGCAAGATGAAGAAACAGGTGAGTGGATGTTAGTTAACACGTCATCAAAAAAAGTACGCCTCAACTACAGTAAATTTCATAACGAAAAAGTAAACTATTACAAGAATAGTTTTGCCAAATCTGGCGCTGGCGCCATAGATTGTCGTGTTGACGAAAGCTACGTAAAAAAGCTGTTGGGGTATTTTAAAAGAAGAGGATAA
- a CDS encoding ATP-binding protein, whose product MINKRLLIKHLLAHNDENSFYDKKRKVDISQKEGKGKFLKHICALSNSNPKNNSYIVIGVEDEDNKIIGVDFFDDSKIQNLINAYLTNPPIVQYENIPFPHLPEDKVVGLVTIRPTGKITSLRKNIWKYYGGSVFFRDGSMSMPKVFDIEIKDVNSKIVEAIEKNAQNNIEHTLDGVFHFMEARKDYNPEYKVFKEYFVVCWAGQKKMVKDEVFYSRVDIELVNEQVRLFFSALDEVAININDSLFKIIEYVNLGLQDAKKYYPLEETLIKFEDNAQYHIETKLLFEPPQYDKKVLHHIYNTNNVILDKLKKGITLTERETIDLRTLPSTYLICYLNLFHEAIDKLNEAKPYLKAYSEDVYQLYKEALRILRKVKYN is encoded by the coding sequence ATGATTAACAAACGCCTACTTATAAAACACCTTTTGGCTCATAACGACGAAAACAGCTTTTATGATAAAAAACGAAAAGTCGATATTTCGCAAAAGGAAGGCAAGGGCAAGTTTTTAAAACACATATGTGCACTTTCCAATAGTAATCCTAAAAACAACTCTTACATTGTAATAGGTGTTGAAGATGAGGACAACAAAATAATTGGTGTCGATTTTTTTGACGACAGTAAAATTCAAAACCTTATTAATGCCTATTTAACCAATCCGCCAATTGTTCAATATGAAAATATACCTTTTCCGCATTTACCTGAAGACAAGGTTGTTGGTTTAGTTACCATACGGCCCACGGGAAAAATAACCTCATTAAGAAAAAACATCTGGAAATATTATGGCGGCTCTGTTTTTTTTAGAGACGGCAGCATGAGTATGCCCAAAGTGTTCGATATTGAAATTAAAGATGTAAACTCTAAAATTGTAGAGGCCATTGAAAAAAATGCACAAAACAACATTGAGCACACCCTTGATGGCGTATTTCATTTTATGGAGGCCAGAAAAGACTACAATCCAGAATATAAAGTGTTTAAAGAATACTTTGTTGTGTGTTGGGCCGGCCAAAAAAAGATGGTAAAAGACGAAGTATTTTATTCAAGAGTTGATATTGAACTTGTAAACGAACAGGTTCGATTATTCTTTTCTGCGCTTGATGAAGTTGCTATCAATATTAACGATTCGCTTTTTAAAATAATAGAATATGTAAATTTAGGGTTGCAAGATGCCAAAAAATATTATCCGTTAGAAGAAACGCTTATTAAGTTTGAAGATAATGCACAGTACCATATAGAAACCAAACTCTTGTTCGAACCTCCGCAATACGACAAAAAAGTACTGCACCATATTTACAACACCAACAATGTTATTTTAGATAAGCTAAAAAAAGGGATAACGCTTACCGAAAGGGAAACTATAGACCTAAGGACCCTACCTTCAACTTACCTTATTTGTTATTTAAACTTGTTTCATGAGGCCATAGATAAGCTAAACGAAGCAAAACCTTATTTAAAAGCCTACAGCGAAGACGTTTACCAACTTTACAAAGAGGCCTTACGGATACTTAGAAAGGTAAAATACAATTAA